A window of Candidatus Kryptonium sp. genomic DNA:
AGCGGTGTTAAAATTAAATGTGTCAATATCGTTCGTTACCTTCTTTATCGTTTTGTGCGTTTTTCTGTAGATTGCTTTAGCATAATCACTAAGCGCGTCAATCTCGTATTTATCCTTTGGCTTTACATTTCTCAACAATTCCTTATTTTCAAGGACGAAGTTATAAACTCTGTTAACAAATCTCCACATCCCATTTATGCCTTCATCGCTCCAATCGCCCCCTTCATCATATCTTCCCATAAACATAAGATATAACCTGAAAACATCAGAGCCATATTTACTTACAAAGTCATCCGGGTTTACAACATTACCTTTGCTCTTTGACATCTTTGCTCCCTTATTCGTGATCGTCCCTTGGTGATACAAGCTCAAGAATGGTTCATCAAATTCAAGATAACCAGCGTCTCTCAAAGCTTTAGTTATAAATCTTGCATATAGCAAGTGCATCGTTGCGTGCTCTGCTCCGCCGACATATTTATCCACAGGACACCAAATTTTAACGAGCTCTTTATCAAAAGGCGCTGTGTCAAGATGTGGCGTTAGATAACGAAGGTAATACCAAGATGAATCAACAAATGTATCCATAGTATCTGGATCTCTTCTTGCGGGACCTCCACAATTTGGACAAGTAGTGTTCATAAATTCTTCGCATCTTGCAAGTGGGGATTCACCTGTCGGTTTGAAATCAACATTATAAGGTAATAAAACAGGGAGTTGATCTTCTGGAACTGGAACTTCACCGCATTTTTCGCAATAAACAATCGGGATCGGAGCACCCCAATATCTTTGTCTTGAAATCAACCAATCACGCAAACGATACTTTACAGATTTCCTCGCTATTCCTTCTTTGCCCAAATCCTCAACGATCTTCTCCCACGCTTCTTCGGAGCTCATACCGTCATATTTCCCCGAATTTATCATGATCCCAGGCTCAACATAAGCACTTTCAAGTTCATCTTCTGGATTTGTCCCAGGCTGAAGAATAACTTTTCTAATTGGGAGATTAAATTTTTTCGCAAACTCAAAATCTCTTTCATCATGTGCAGGAACGCCCATAACTGCACCTGTCCCATAGTGAATCAAGACATAATCAGCAATCCAAATTGGAATTTTTTCCTTAGTTGCGGGATTGATCGCATAAGAACCAGTAAATACACCAGTTTTTTCCTTTTCAGTTGAAGTTCTCTCTATCTCGGTTTCATGGGCAACGAAGTCAAGATACGCTTGGATTTGCTCTTTATATTCAGGTTTTACAATTTTTTCAACGAGTGGATGTTCTGGGGCAAGGACTACATAAGTTGCGCCGAAGATCGTATCAGGTCGCGTTGTGAAAACTGTAAACTTATCGCCGGTATCAGCAACAACAAAATCAATTTCCGCACCTATGCTCTTCCCGATCCAATTTCTTTGCATGATTTTCGTTTTCTCAGGCCAATCAAGCTTATCAAGGTCGTTTAAAAGTTCTTCTGCATATTGAGTGATCTTGAAAAACCATTGTGTTAAAAATTTTCTCACGACCGGCGTCCCACATCTCTCACAAGCACCATCAATCACTTGTTCATTTGCGAGCACAGTATTACAACTTGGACACCAGTTAACAGGACCTGGGGCTCTATAAGCAAGTCCCATTTTATAAAGTTGAAGGAAAACCCACTGCGTCCACTTGTAATATTCAGGTTTAGATGTATCTATCTCATGATCCCAATCATACATTGCACCGATTTGCTTCAGCTGTTGACGAATGACATTTATATTTTGTTGAGTGCTATCGTGGGGATGGATCCCTGTTTTAATTGCGTAATTTTCAGCAGGCAAACCAAAAGCATCATATCCCATTGGCTCAAAAACATCGTATCCCTGCATCTTTTTCAATCTTGCCCATGTATCTGTTGGTCCGTAATTATACCAATGTCCGATATGTAGCTTATCTGCTGATGGATAAAGAAACATAACAAGGCAATAAAGTTTACGCTTGGGATTTCTTAAATCAACCTTGTAAATTTTTTTCTCCTCCCAATATCTTC
This region includes:
- the leuS gene encoding leucine--tRNA ligase, with protein sequence MQVRYPFQEVEEKWRRYWEEKKIYKVDLRNPKRKLYCLVMFLYPSADKLHIGHWYNYGPTDTWARLKKMQGYDVFEPMGYDAFGLPAENYAIKTGIHPHDSTQQNINVIRQQLKQIGAMYDWDHEIDTSKPEYYKWTQWVFLQLYKMGLAYRAPGPVNWCPSCNTVLANEQVIDGACERCGTPVVRKFLTQWFFKITQYAEELLNDLDKLDWPEKTKIMQRNWIGKSIGAEIDFVVADTGDKFTVFTTRPDTIFGATYVVLAPEHPLVEKIVKPEYKEQIQAYLDFVAHETEIERTSTEKEKTGVFTGSYAINPATKEKIPIWIADYVLIHYGTGAVMGVPAHDERDFEFAKKFNLPIRKVILQPGTNPEDELESAYVEPGIMINSGKYDGMSSEEAWEKIVEDLGKEGIARKSVKYRLRDWLISRQRYWGAPIPIVYCEKCGEVPVPEDQLPVLLPYNVDFKPTGESPLARCEEFMNTTCPNCGGPARRDPDTMDTFVDSSWYYLRYLTPHLDTAPFDKELVKIWCPVDKYVGGAEHATMHLLYARFITKALRDAGYLEFDEPFLSLYHQGTITNKGAKMSKSKGNVVNPDDFVSKYGSDVFRLYLMFMGRYDEGGDWSDEGINGMWRFVNRVYNFVLENKELLRNVKPKDKYEIDALSDYAKAIYRKTHKTIKKVTNDIDTFNFNTAISSLMELFNLLSEFEANLYDDLTKEVFVHCVKRFIIMLAPLAPHFAEELWEISGEKESLFVGSKWVEPDENALKEEEVIVVAQVNGKVRARIRVPIDLDDETLKNIVLNDAGVQKYLSGKKISKIVVVKNKLVSIACED